The Chelonia mydas isolate rCheMyd1 chromosome 3, rCheMyd1.pri.v2, whole genome shotgun sequence genome includes a region encoding these proteins:
- the CAD gene encoding CAD protein isoform X2: protein MGCLVLQDGAVLRGRPFGAARSAAGEVVFQTGMVGYLEALTDPSYKSQILVLTYPLIGNYGVPQDEPDQCGLSRWFESSKIHVSALIVGECSQIPSHWSAACSLDRWLKEQNIPGLEGVDTRALTKRIREKGTLLGRLVLDGGQERSLPFEDPNKRHLVREVSLKEPRVFNPGGSVRITAVDCGLKYNQIRCLCQRGAAVTVVPWDHPLDSAEFDGLFISNGPGDPLSCQKTIASLRRLLGEPQPKPVFGICLGHQLLALAIGAKTYKMKYGNRGHNQPCIHEDSRRCFITSQNHGFAVEPGSLPPGWAALFTNANDHSNEGLVHDTQPFFSVQFHPEHRAGPTDLVGLFDVFLETVRDLSTGSQNSRTVRERLREWLAYKEPPADRDTARPRKVLILGSGGLSIGQAGEFDYSGSQAIKALKEENIQTVLINPNIATVQTSKGLADKVYFLPITPEYVTQVIKNERPDGILLTFGGQTALNCGVALTQGGVLARYRVQVLGTPMASIEMTEDRKVFVEKMEEINEHVAPSEAASSLEQAQAAASRLGYPVLVRSAYALGGLGSGFANSKEELTALVSQAFAHTSQVLVDKSLKGWKEIEYEVVRDAYNNCITVCNMENLDPLGIHTGESIVVAPSQTLNDREYNMLRHTAIKVVQHLGIVGECNIQYALNPESEQYYIIEVNARLSRSSALASKATGYPLAYVAAKLALGIPLPVLRNSVTNSTTANFEPSLDYCVVKIPRWDLSKFLRVSTKIGSSMKSVGEVMAIGRNFEEAFQKALRMVDENCVGFDHTVKPASDVELETPTDKRIFVLAAALRAGYPIERLYELTKIDRWFLHKMKNITDHAVRLESYREGQSPMPPDVLKKAKQLGFSDKQVALAVLSTELAVRKMRHDLKILPVVKQIDTVAAEWPAQTNYLYLTYNGTEHDLAFREPHVMVIGSGVYRIGSSVEFDWCAVGCIQELRKMGFKTIMVNYNPETVSTDYDMCDRLYFDEISFEVVMDIYELESPEGVILSMGGQLPNNIAMALHRQQCRILGTSPEAIDSAENRFKFSRLLDTIGISQPLWKELSDMESAQQFCCKVGYPCVVRPSYVLSGAAMNVAYSDGDLEKFLCSAVAVSKEQPVVISKFIQEAKEIDVDAVACDGTVVAIAISEHVENAGVHSGDATLVTPPQDITPKTLERIQAIVHAIGQELQVTGPFNLQLIAKDDQLKVIECNVRVSRSFPFVSKTLGVDMVALATQVIMGEEVESVGLMTGTGVVGVKVPQFSFSRLAGADVVLGVEMTSTGEVACFGENRCEAYLKAMLSTGFKIPKKNILLTIGSYKNKSELLPTVRTLESLGYNLYASLGTADFYTEHGIKVMAVDWHFEEADSSEVGAKETQRSIMDYLAENHFELVINLSMRNAGGRRLSSFVTKGYRTRRLAVDYSVPLIIDIKCTKLFVEALGQIGTAPPLKMHVDCMTSQKLIRLPGLIDVHVHLREPGGTHKEDFASGTAAALAGGVTMVCAMPNTRPAVVDASSFALVQKLAEGRARCDFALYLGAASDNAGSLGPVAGAAAGLKMYLNDTFSELKMDNVSLWMEHFEQWPRHLPIVAHAEKQTVAAILMVAQLYQRPVHICHVARKEEILIIKAAKQKGIQVTCEVAPHHLFLCQDDIGRIGEGRAQVRPMLGTREDLEALWENMDTIDCFATDHAPHTVEEKQGKEPPPGYPGLETMLPLLLTAVSEGRLAIEDVVKRLYENPRKIFSLPVQDDTYIEVDLEHEWIVPSHTAFSKCQWTPFEGTKVKGTVRKVILRGEVAYIDGQVLVPPGYGQDVRKWPTGAVTVPPPAPAKETLKTPERPRHTVQSETLRSRASSPRRAGPMGDGRFHLPPRIHRASDPGLPAEDVREKASKKATEPDLAVTQDSCCYPPGLLPRQTSPPSAPHPQTSPLLHPLVGQHVLSVKQFTKEQMSHLFNVAHSLRMLVQKERSLDILKGKVMASMFYEVSTRTSSSFAAAMYRLGGSVLALSESTSSAQKGESLADSVQTMCCYADVLVLRHPRPGAVELAAKHCRKPVINAGDGVGEHPTQALLDIFTIREELGTVNGMTITMVGDLKHGRTVHSLACLLTQYRVNLRYVTPRDLGMPADIIHFVASKGIKQEEFDSIEEALPDTDVLYVTRIQKERFDSVQEYEACGGGLGPPSSVFPPG from the exons ATGGGCTGCCTGGTGCTGCAGGACGGGGCCGTGCTGCGGGGCCGCCCCTtcggggctgcgcgctccgccGCCGGGGAAGTGG TCTTCCAGACCGGCATGGTGGGTTACCTCGAGGCCTTGACAGACCCCTCCTACAAATCCCAGATCCTGGTGCTGACCTACCCTCTGATTGGGAACTACGGCGTCCCGCAGGATGAGCCCGACCAGTGCGGCCTCAGCCGG TGGTTCGAGTCCAGCAAGATCCACGTGTCGGCGCTGATCGTGGGCGAGTGCTCGCAGATCCCCAGCCACTGGAGCGCCGCGTGCTCGCTGGACCGGTGGCTGAAGGAGCAGAACATTCCCGGGCTGGaag GGGTGGACACCAGGGCTCTGACGAAGAGGATCCGGGAGAAGGGGACGCTGCTGGGCAGGCTGGTGCTGGATGGGGGCCAAGAGAGGAGCCTGCCCTTCGAGGACCCCAACAAGCGGCACCTGGTGCGGGAGGTGTCATTGAAG GAGCCCAGAGTGTTCAACCCTGGCGGCTCGGTCAGGATCACAGCTGTGGATTGTGGCCTGAAGTACAACCAGATCCGGTGCCTGTGCCAGCGAGGGGCGGCCGTGACCGTGGTGCCCTGGGACCACCCCCTGGACAGCGCAG AGTTTGACGGGCTGTTCATCAGCAATGGGCCCGGGGACCCACTCTCGTGCCAGAAGACCATCGCCAGCCTGCGCCGGCTGCTGGGCGAGCCCCAGCCCAAGCCCGTCTTCGGGATCTGCCTGGGGCACCAGCTGCTCGCGCTGGCCATCGGCGCCAAGACCTACAAGATGAA gtACGGGAACCGAGGCCACAACCAGCCCTGCATCCACGAGGACTCCCGGCGCTGCTTCATCACCTCACAGAACCACGGCTTCGCGGTGGAGCCGGGCAGCCTGCCCCCGGGCTGGGCCGCACTCTTCACCAACGCCAACGACCACTCCAACGAGGGCCTGGTGCATGACACCCAGCCCTTCTTCAg CGTTCAGTTTCACCCAGAGCACCGGGCTGGCCCCACAGACCTCGTGGGCCTCTTTGATGTCTTCCTGGAGACTGTGCGGGACCTGAGCAcgggcagccagaactccagaaCAG TGCGTGAGAGACTGCGGGAGTGGCTGGCCTACAAGGAGCCCCCGGCGGACAGGGACACAGCCCGGCCCCGCAAGGTGCTTATCCTGGGCTCGGGGGGCCTCTCCATTGGGCAGGCCGGGGAGTTCGACTACTCGGGCTCGCAG GCCATCAAAGCGCTGAAGGAGGAGAACATCCAGACGGTGCTGATCAACCCCAACATCGCCACGGTGCAGACCTCCAAGGGGCTGGCCGACAAGGTGTACTTCCTGCCCATCACGCCGGAGTACGTCACGCAG GTGATAAAGAACGAGCGGCCGGACGGCATCCTACTGACCTTCGGGGGCCAGACAGCGTTGAACTGTGGGGTGGCACTGACCCAGGGCGGGGTACTGGCCCGGTACCGGGTGCAGGTGCTGGGCACGCCCATGGCCTCCATCGAGATGACGGAGGATCGCAAGGTCTTTGTGGAGAAGATGGAGGAGATCAATGAGCACGTGGCACCCAGTGAggcagcctcctccctggagcag GCTCAGGCTGCGGCCTCGAGGCTGGGCTACCCGGTGCTGGTGCGCTCGGCCTACGCCCTCGGGGGCCTGGGCTCCGGCTTCGCCAACAGCAAGGAGGAGCTGACGGCGCTGGTGAGCCAGGCCTTCGCGCACACCTCCCAGGTGCTGGTGGACAAGTCCCTGAAGGGCTGGAAGGAGATCGAGTACGAGGTGGTGCGCGACGCCTACAACAACTGCATCACC GTCTGTAACATGGAGAACCTGGACCCGCTGGGCATTCACACGGGCGAGTCCATCGTGGTGGCTCCCAGCCAGACGCTGAACGACCGAGAGTACAATATGCTGCGCCACACGGCCATCAAGGTGGTCCAGCACCTGGGCATCGTGGGCGAGTGCAACATCCAGTACGCCCTGAACCCCGAGTCGGAGCAG TATTACATCATCGAGGTAAACGCCCGGCTCTCGCGGAGCTCCGCCTTGGCCAGCAAGGCGACCGGCTACCCACTGGCCTATGTGGCAGCCAAACTGGCTCTGGGCATCCCCCTGCCCGTCCTCAG GAACTCTGTCACCAACTCCACCACGGCCAACTTTGAGCCCAGCCTGGATTACTGCGTGGTGAAGATCCCGCGCTGGGACCTCAGCAAGTTCCTGCGCGTCAGCACCAAGATCGGCAGCTCCATGAAGAGCGTGG GGGAGGTCATGGCCATCGGGCGGAACTTCGAGGAGGCCTTCCAGAAGGCGCTGCGCATGGTGGATGAGAACTGCGTAGGCTTTGACCACACCGTGAAGCCAGCCTCCGACGTG GAGCTGGAGACACCCACTGACAAACGGATCTTCGTGCTGGCGGCCGCCCTGCGAGCCGGCTACCCCATTGAGCGGCTCTACGAGCTGACCAAGATCGACCGCTGGTTCCTGCACAAGATGAAGAACATCACGGACCACGCGGTGCGGCTGGAGTCGTACCGCGAGGGGCAGAGCCCCATGCCCCCCGACGTGCtcaagaaagccaagcagctgGGCTTCTCCGACAAGCAGGTGGCCTTGGCCGTGCTCAG cacgGAGCTGGCCGTGAGGAAGATGCGGCACGACCTGAAGATCCTGCCCGTGGTGAAGCAGATCGACACGGTGGCGGCAGAGTGGCCGGCGCAGACCAACTACCTGTACCTGACGTACAACGGGACGGAGCACGACCTGGCCTTCCGCGAGCCCCACGTCATGGTGATCGGCTCCGGCGTCTACCGCATCGGCAGCAGCGTGGAGTTCGACTGGTGCGCCGTGGGCTGCATCCAGGAGCTGCGCAAg ATGGGCTTCAAGACCATCATGGTGAATTACAACCCGGAGACGGTGAGCACCGACTACGACATGTGCGACCGCCTCTACTTCGACGAGATCTCCTTCGAG GTGGTGATGGATATCTACGAGCTGGAGAGCCCCGAGGGCGTGATCCTGTCCATGGGGGGGCAGCTGCCCAACAACATTGCCATGGCCCTGCACCGGCAGCAGTGCCGTATCCTGGGGACCTCCCCCGAGGCCATCGACTCGGCCGAGAACCGGTTCAAGTTCTCCCGCCTGCTGGACACCATCGGCATCAGCCAGCCCCTCTGGAAGGAGCTCTCCGACATGGAG TCGGCCCAGCAGTTCTGCTGCAAGGTGGGCTACCCGTGTGTGGTGCGCCCCTCCTACGTGCTGAGCGGGGCCGCCATGAACGTGGCCTACTCCGACGGCGACCTGGAGAAGTTCCTGTGCAGCGCTGTGGCCGTGTCCAAGGAGCAGCCCGTCGTCATTTCCAAGTTCATCCAGGAGGCCAAG gagatcGACGTGGACGCCGTGGCCTGCGATGGCACGGTGGTGGCCATCGCCATCTCGGAGCATGTGGAGAACGCGGGCGTGCACTCGGGGGACGCCACGCTGGTCACGCCGCCCCAGGACATCACGCCCAAGACCCTGGAGCGGATCCAGGCCATTGTGCACGCCATCGGGCAGGAGCTGCAGGTCACCGGGCCCTTCAACCTGCAGCTCATCGCCAAG GACGACCAGCTGAAGGTGATCGAGTGCAACGTGCGCGTCTCCCGCTCCTTCCCCTTTGTCTCCAAGACGCTGGGGGTGGACATGGTGGCCCTGGCCACCCAGGTGATCATGGGCGAGGAGGTGGAGTCGGTGGGGCTGATGACAGGCACTGGGGTCGTCGGTGTCAAG gTTCCCCAGTTCTCCTTCTCGCGGCTGGCGGGGGCAGACGTGGTGCTGGGCGTGGAGATGACCAGCACGGGCGAGGTGGCCTGCTTTGGGGAGAACCGCTGCGAGGCCTACCTGAAAGCCATGCTGAGCACCGGCTTCAAGATCCCCAAGAAGAACATTCTGCTGACCATCGGCAGCTACAAG AACAAGAGCGAGCTGCTGCCCACGGTGCGGACGCTGGAGAGCCTGGGCTACAACCTGTACGCCAGCCTGGGCACCGCCGACTTCTACACCGAGCACGGCATCAAG GTGATGGCCGTGGACTGGCACTTCGAGGAGGCGGACAGCAGCGAGGTCGGGGCCAAGGAGACACAGCGCAGTATCATGGACTACTTGGCCGAGAACCACTTTGAGCTGGTCATTAACCTCTCCATGCGCAACGCCGGGGGGCGCCGGCTCTCGTCCTTCGTCACCAAGGGCTACCGCACCCGGCGCCTGGCCGTCGACTACTCCGTGCCCCTCATCATCGACATCAAGTGCACCAAGCTCTTCGTGGAG GCCCTGGGCCAGATCGGGACGGCCCCCCCGCTGAAGATGCACGTGGACTGCATGACCTCCCAGAAGCTCATCCGCCTGCCAG GGCTGATCGACGTGCACGTACACCTGCGGGAGCCGGGCGGCACCCACAAGGAGGACTTCGCCTCGGGCACAGCGGCCGCCCTGGCGGGGGGCGTCACCATGGTGTGCGCCATGCCCAACACCCGCCCTGCCGTTGTTGATGCCAGCTCCTTTGCCCTGGTGCAGAAG CTGGCGGAGGGGCGCGCGCGCTGTGACTTCGCCCTGTACCTGGGGGCCGCGTCGGACAACGCCGGCTCCCTGGGCCCCGTGGCTGGCGCAGCCGCTGGGCTGAAGATGTACCTGAACGACACCTTCTCCGAGCTCAAGATGGACAATGTCTCGCTGTGGATGGAG CACTTCGAGCAGTGGCCGAGGCACCTGCCCATCGTGGCGCACGCGGAGAAGCAGACGGTGGCGGCGATTCTCATGGTGGCCCAGCTGTACCAGCGCCCCGTGCACATCTGCCACGTGGCTCGCAAGGAGGAG ATCCTGATCATCAAGGCCGCCAAGCAGAAGGGCATCCAGGTGACTTGTGAGGTGGCGCCGCACCACCTCTTCCTGTGCCAGGATGACATAGGACGCATCGGGGAGGGGCGTGCGCAGGTGCGGCCCATGCTGGGCACCCGTGAGGACCTGGAGGCGCTGTGGGAGAACATGGACACCATCGACTGCTTCGCCACAGACCATG CCCCCCACACGGTGGAGGAGAAGCAAGGGAAGGAGCCCCCCCCGGGCTACCCCGGCCTGGAGACcatgctgcccctgctgctgacAGCCGTCTCCGAGGGGCGCCTCGCCATCGAGGACGTGGTCAAGCGCCTCTACGAGAACCCCCGCAAGATCTTCTCCCTGCCTGTGCAGGACGACACCTACATCGAG GTGGACCTGGAGCACGAGTGGATCGTCCCCAGCCACACGGCCTTCAGCAAGTGCCAGTGGACGCCGTTTGAGGGCACAAAGGTGAAGGGGACGGTGCGGAAGGTGATCCTGCGTGGGGAGGTTGCCTACATCGATGGGCAG GTGCTGGTGCCTCCTGGCTACGGCCAGGACGTGAGGAAATGGCCCACGGGGGCAGTGACCgtgccacctcctgccccagccaaggAGACTCTGAAg ACTCCCGAGCGCCCCCGGCACACGGTGCAGAGTGAGACCCTGCGTAGCCGAGCGTCCAGCCCCCGGCGAGCGGGGCCCATGGGAGACGGGCGCTTCCACCTGCCGCCCCGCATCCACCGGGCCTCAGACCCCGGCCTTCCAG CTGAGGACGTGAGAGAAAAGGCCAGCAAGAAGGCCACTGAGCCAG ATCTGGCTGTGACCCAGGACAGCTGCTGCTACCCGCCGGGGCTGCTGCCCAGACAGACGTCGCCCCCGAGCGCACCCCACCCGCAGACCTCCCCGCTGCTGCACCCGCTCGTTGGGCAGCACGTCCTCTCCGTCAAGCAGTTCACCAAGGAGCAG ATGTCCCACCTCTTTAATGTGGCACACAGCCTGCGCATGCTGGTGCAGAAGGAGCGGAGCCTGGACATCCtcaag GGGAAGGTCATGGCCTCCATGTTCTACGAGGTGAGCACCAGGACCAGCAGCTCCTTCGCGGCGGCCATGTACCGCCTGGGGGGCTCCGTCCTGGCCTTGTCCGAGTCCACGTCCTCGGCCCAGAAGGGCGAGTCCCTGGCCGACTCGGTGCAGACCATGTGCTGTTACGCTGATGTGCTGGTGCTCCGCCACCCCCGGCCGGGGGCTGTGGAG CTGGCTGCCAAGCACTGCCGGAAGCCGGTGATCAATGCCGGGGACGGTGTCGGGGAGCACCCCACGCAGGCCCTGCTGGACATCTTCACCATCCGCGAGGAGCTGGGCACCGTCAACGGCATGACG ATCACCATGGTGGGGGACCTGAAGCACGGGCGCACCGTGCACTCGCTGGCCTGCCTCCTGACGCAGTACCGCGTCAACCTGCGCTACGTCACGCCCCGCGACCTCGGCATGCCCGCCGACATCATCCACTTCGTGGCCTCCAAGGGCATCAAGCAG gagGAGTTCGACAGCATCGAGGAGGCTCTCCCCGACACGGACGTGCTGTATGTCACCCGCATCCAGAAGGAGCGATTCGACTCCGTGCAGGAGTATGAGGCA TGTGGAGGTGGACTCGGACCCCCGAGCAGCGTATTTCCGCCAGGCTGA